The sequence CAAGAGTCGTGTAACAACAGAAATTTTTTGACTTTGTTAACGTTCAAGAAATCACCGCAAAATGTCGATATCGTCGCTGTCGCTGCCGTTCATCTCTGTTGTGTTCCGTTCTTCCTTAAACTGGAATCCGCACATGGGCAGGTTAAACTTTCTGTACAGTAAGCATGCAGTTACTGCGCGAGAAAACGACAATTCTATGCCAAGGCTTGTTCACTTGCCGTTAGTGGCTGGAGGGATTTTGCGGCCTTTGGTCCGAGTATTTCCTGCAAAATACAGCGACATATTTTTTGTCATAGTGCTGACGTTCTTGGTTGTACTGTAAAAGAGCTCGTTAGGCAAATTAGCCATGTGGAAACCTATGAAATAAGAAAATATTGTTGGAACAAAATGAGTCTACTGACGTGCCTGCGGCATAATCAGGTATAAGATAGTTCTTTTCATTGGCTGTTAAGTTACACCCCCCACCCCTCCTCCAATTGACTTTTACGGTTGGCCATGGTGTGCAGCGGTTCTAAGTGAATAATGTTTAGATCTTCACTTGTTTTCAGCTGATAGCACCATGCGTAGTAAATTAACTCAATGTGCGGCTGCCTCAGCCAAACGACGTCTATGGATCGGATTCCCGAAGCGGAACAAATAGTTACCGGCAATAACAATCATACGTACAGTGTTTACACTAGTTCGCATCATTCAGTAAGTCAGCTTGTGTCAACAGCTACGTGCGTGAGGCAGACCTGCAAGTCTCTTCTGTCGCAGTTGCACAAAGAAAAACGCCTAAGAGTTCTGCGTCCACTTACCAGAAGCTTTGGGTCCTCCATGCAATTTATGCCCTGCAAAGAAACGCACTTCAGCTGCACCACGTGCTCTTTACGCAGGCCATCGTTCATCCCAGATAATTTCTGTAGTATCTAGCAACCTTGCCGACGGAAGTCAAGTGTCATTTCCTTTTTTAAATGGAGTAGAACAAATATATTTCCTGCTTGATGATGCGGAAGAAGCCATCTTCTCCGAATGCGAAAGAAACGTTTATCACCTTATTAAATTGTCACGTTTTACGTTTCGATATGATTTGAGGCATCCGTAGCGGGGAAGTACGGATTAGCTTGACCActcgaaatttttttttgaagtgctCTGAATCTAAGTATACGAGCGCCTATGCATTTCGCGCATGTCGCCTACGTCAAAACGGGACCGCCCCAGCCGGATCGAACCCACGGCCTCGAGATCAGTAGCAAAATGTTTTAGCATGTGCTTTTGAAGTTCGATGGTGAGTAACACGGCGCCAACACCATGAACAGCACAATCGAGTGGTCAAAGTCAAGCCACGCCTAGATAACCGTACAGAAACGAAAAACAGGATGCATAAAAATgtctgcaaaaaaataaagaagtacgAGTATTTACCTTAGGCCTTGCTGCCAGATATATGGACGACCGACTCATCATcaccccatcatcatcatcatcatcatcatcatcatcatcatcatcatcatcatcatcatcatcatcatcatcaccaccaccaccaccaccaccacaaccaccaccatcatcatcatcatcatcatcatcattatcattatcattaccatcatcatcatcatcatcatcatcctatcttatgtctactgcaggacgaagaccttttcctgcgatctccaattacccctgtcgtgcGCCTAGTGATTCCAACTAATgctcgcgaatttcctaatttcatcgccccacctagtcatCTGcagtccttgactgcgcttcccttctcttgtcaCCCATTCTCTAGCCCCAATTGTCCACCGGTTGTCTAACCGACTCATAGTTCGACCGGAATTAGAAGAGCTCAGACGCCTGCCCCCGGAACTTCATTGACTTTAATAAACAAGCTTACACCAACGTCGACAATCTCCCTCCTCGCCCCTCTCCTCCCCCGCCTCCACATAGTGTaaatgttctttctgtttttaattatttattccacATACGTACCATGGATGCCTCTACATGAGGGTTTGGGTAAggggttaggggggggggggggggctagtacAATTTTACGGTAACGAAAGAAACAGGAAACGTCAAACAACCGATATGTTAACAAcgcagaaagcaagaaagaaataccGAGCAGCATTATATAGGCCTATATTCTTCCATATCACATACGAACGCCTTAGGAGATGCAAGCGCTATCTGAACATCCATGTTAAAGAAAAACGTGTTACGAGCGAACTTTCAAACAGATATGCTAAGAGAACTAAGTGAATCTAGAAACAGGCCAATAAAATTTACGGTAGAGCGTTCATTGCCATTTCGTGTTGAACAAtacaaataaacagaaaaaaaaacgcacacgcGTAAGGATAAAGCGACAGGGGCTTCTGATGCGTACCATTCCGCAACGCTGCGTTGTAGATATTGGCGTAATATTTCACCagccccacattcagcgttttcccggcgttttctggcgttttgtcacccggcgtcgctcggcgtcgaCGCTGAGGCTGGCGCCAAGCCAAAACGTCGTGCTCAAGGGACAccagatctcgccgccgccgtcggAAGCGGCTCGACAGCGCCGACCAATCAGCGCGCGGCAGGGCGTGGCCACGCGCCGACCGCTCGTGATGTTCACGCCGATATTGCTGCCAGTTTTCTGAAGCTTAGCCTTGTGTAATTTTTCTACACTGCCCTGAATATTTTATTTAGCGTAAAACTATGCAAAAGGCATAAATATTGCATTGAAGAATACTTATGACAGCTCTTTTCATTGACATTACACAATTAGCTTAGGAGGTTTCTGGTAAAATAAATCTGGTCACATTGTGTgacgctgcgctggcgctggtcGGCGTGCCGTTCGTGTGGCTGGACGCCCTCTCTGgcgccgttcatgcgaccacgccgggagacgcaacgcCAAAAAACGCCGGTAGAAACGCTGAATGTGGGCCGGCTCTTAAGTTTCAGCGACGCTGAAACTCGACGGGTCGTTCGACAGGCTTGCGCACCTTCCCCCTTTCGGAACAACGACAGCGACGTGCTTGATGCTACAATGACTTCTTGGTATTGAGTTAGGTAATCCAAGTCACGGGGGATATTTCGTGCCGAGGGTCACTCACCTCCTTGTAGTCTTCAGTCATGACGCACTCCATGTCGAACCGCGGGAATCCTTTGGCCAGTTCTCTTTGAACGCATTGCACACCCTGAGGAAATAAGTCGGAAAGGGCGGAGGGGGGACGGGGGAGGGAGGTTCCAATTATGTGTGGGCCGTAGTCGTCACGCTTGGCGCTGTTTCTCTATATAGGCCATGCGGAGAAGCACTCACGAGGATAGCGGGCACGGCATGCATCAGTTGCTCGAACTGCATCACCAGGGGAACGAAGCGTGCCTTGCACTTGTTGAACACTGCGGatcgcaacaagaaaaaaaaaaaagaaaacgaaactatttgATCGCACCTGCGCTCTCCACAGCGCATTAGAGTCAAAGAGTCAaggagtttattcagacaacgtatggTACAGTTCCCTAGGGCGCAGAACCAAAAGGAAAGTggatgcctgacaaggagtctgcgccCTTCTTGCTCGCATTCGAGAGCACAAGGCATTCAGCGCATAACATAAACACTAAACGagatggaaatacagagtggttggtTAACATTGAAACTGGAGTTATTTCGCATGGAACATTTATGTACAAATGGGGAAATActgtaagaaacaacagaaaaaatgaaaagagtGGGGACTTAAAAGCGCCACCGTCGAAATTATCCTGTACCCTTTAACGCGTacttaaacaaaaataaataaaagaaaggccCGAAGGAGGGCGCTCGCTGAAACCGATGTGACGAAAGGTGCCATATCATTAGCGCTTGTATCTTTGCAACCGTAGCCTACCGACGCGCACAACTTTGGCATTGTTGTGCACGGGAAGAAAGCCATTGTTCGGTCATGCACGCGTCGTATATGTGCGCAGATGGCGCCACTGTCGCGCCACGCATGGCGCAATCGGAGGTAAGCTTAGCCTCTCGCGCTCGGCGTTCGCGAGAGGCGTAGCTCGGCAAtacgtttgtcgatccgagcGCTAGGGGTCGCGTTCGAGCGAACTCACTCAGTCCCAGCAGACATAAACAATCAAACTCAAACACATGTTCATCAGAAGTTTTAAGACATACAAGTGCGCAATTTATTGCGgaaatttcacgcttgctcgTTCAAATGGCACCTCGCATTGGACACGCAGAGTCCAGAAATGGCGCGAAGAGATTCAGGAAGCAATACGGAGGGATAGTCAACCGCTCTGAGCAAGGCGGGACGTGACCGTCTCCATAGGGAGCGCAAGTTCAGTGGATCGTGGCGAGCGCAGGGCAGTCTAGGGTGCCACTAGTATATAGTTGGGCGATTTCTTTGCCCTGGTGCCGAAACGCCGTACGGACAAGAAACTGGCCCACTACAAGTAGGAAGCGAGCACGATTGCGAAATTAGACCGTATATATAAGATAACCCGCCACTGTAACACAAGTTAGGCACGTAATCTTTATAATTCGTGAGTAAATGTATCTTGTGTATTTGGTTATGTCAGTTCTGTATAAGATAGAGGCGAAACACCCTATGCAGCGTACACGCAAGACCTTTCACGGATACCTCACTGCGGCTACATTCCCGATACAGCCTGCCTTGATATTTCGGCTGGCATTTGCTCTCACAATGAGTTCCAGTGTAAGAATCATTTTTCTCATTTTTGTGTACGATTACCGGCCGAACTTTTCCGCGTTACTCGCGACTACGGTTCTGCGCGATTTGTTATACTTCAACGGCGTAAGATGACGTCATTACTGCGGGAATTCACCGCCTCTGTCGCCACATTTCCAGTTCTTCGTAAACTTCGCTGACAGGTTAACACTCTCCAATGACCACGTATGAACGAGTTGAAAGAAATTGCGGTGTTTTGCACGCCAACACCACTATCTAGGTATAAGGCACGCCGCAGCGGTGGACGCCGGATTAACTTCGACCATCCGGGGCTCAATACCGTGCGTCTAAAGCACGGTGCACAAGCGTTGCTACATCGCACCCCCATCGAACTGCAGTAACTGCGACCGGGATCGAACTCACAGCTCGGTGCTTAACAGCCAAGGCCACAAACCTATACGTACCAATGCGGCTGTGTCAGCTTCAAGTCCCGccttagataaaaaaaaaagaggtctcTGTTCGGCAACCATAAACGCAGTTGCTCGCTTAGCCGAGAACGATGGCTCCTTCTCACAAAACGTGAGCGACACCTTCACAGCCGGTACAACGGGCCCGCAACAGCAAATGCCACCCTTCGCCATATCCACGCAGTCGACGAAGATTCTAAGGCATCAGAAGACGCCGGAACCCCTTTATTTTGAACATCTTTCACAGGTCCATACGGGTGTCAGCGTGACGTCGAGCACTGAAAGTCACGCAAACGATGCTCTTCTTTCAGTTTGTTTTTCACCAGAGAGCCTGGAAGCGAGAACTGTACAGCTGGCTCTGAGCTGCACGAACCTTCGGCCTAGCGGCGCATCCATCAAACTACAAAATTCGGCATTCGTGAATTGGAGCCTCGCTATCGCTGGCCGTACACCGGCTTTCGCGCAATTCCGTTCGCCCGAATTTCATCAATAATAAACCGTCGGATTTTTTCTACCGTGCGTCGTTTTCTTTGACCGGCGAAATATGGATGCGCGATGAGCGCCGCTAGATGCAGGAAATGAAGGCAGTGGGCGCACACGCACGGCGTGGTTGCACTCTGAatgcgtgccacttcctcgtttGAGCAGCGAACATTCGTCACCTGTCCACTTCAAGCTCGGCTCACCGGCCCAACGGCATTGGGAAATGGGCTCCTGACCTTATGACACCTCATGTAGGTTCAAGGACGCTGAACTATTTCAGGGGGAttgcatacataaaaaaaaaaaaagaaattggcatatGTGCCATGTTAGCTGTAAGGAGAAAACTGGCGCTGGGGTTGGCCAACTACCACGGAAATTACGGGAAGTTCAGACTTCGGATTCACGTTGGTCCGCTTGCGCATCGTCCACTAATTCAGACTATCAGCTCCTCGTCGAAAGCTGTAGGTACCTTCCGCTCAGCTTGATTACAAGTTTCGCTCTGCTGGCATGAATTTCGGCAGAACCAGAACAATTAACGGGCAACCACAGATCAGCAACTGGTAGTCATTACATATATATAaagtcatatcataaaaagccgaTAAACAATGATACCGAGGTCAGCATAGAAGAAATTACTTGGAGTTAactcgcattacacgtgcgatgctcttaccaaatgagctaccgcggcgccctttccccatccactttcctgggtgtggataacattattattattattattattattattattattattattattattattattattattattactttatatatatatttatttatttagttatctaTATACAATACTGGTGGTCTGATTGCAAGATCATAGCATGGGCAATTAATGCAGTGCAGTAGCAGACAAATATACATATTCTTCAcgggcagcaacatagcgtcgatcACAGGTAGGcaaaagattatatatatatatatatatatatatatatatatatatatatatatatatatatatatatatatatatatatatatatcagaagaaaggtgtttaaccgaggggcccggtttttattagtaatatcataagaagccaacaaacactgacaccaagggcaacataggggaaattacttgtgcttaataaatgaaataaacaagcgataaattaatggaagcgaaagtggatgtaaaaacaacttgccgcaggtggggaacgatcccacaaacttcgcatttcgcgtgcgatgctccacctaTTGAGCTTCCGCAGCgccgtttctccatccactttcttgggtatttatgtttcctagcagagccctgggagtgttaaccagcgccaccactcacagaccttggcggcgttttcaagttgtttcatccactttcacttccagtaatttatcgcttctttatttcttttattcagcacaagtaatttcccctatgttgtccttggtgttagtgtttgttggcttagtTCATTGTCTTGATCCGGCGACATTACGTGCAAATCTATTAGCGGGAGTCCTGAAGGAGACATATGACTCAACTTTATATCGCATTGTCCTTCATTCTTTGAGAGATGTTATTCTACAGATACTGCTTCGCGCGTCACCATTCCTCTTTCTATGTCTTATGCTTCGTATTTTAAGCGGTAAATATACATATCCCTTACCGAATCAATATATACGCACGGTAAACAATATTGTACTCGGCAAACACGCAAATAAAggtgaaaaaaataatataaactGCTGTACGAGGCCTTCGCATGTACAGTCCTGGCATTTTTTAATGTCTCTATACACCTTGCTAGCAGTAAAAAAGTTATGTGTCAGATTCAGGCTGGAAGCCGCTGGGAAACCGAGACACGAAACGATTCGGCATCAAAAACCCTGGCGAAAATAAGAGTTGTTTGCTTTTCTCTGGTTCATTGTTACATGTCCTCTTACCCCAGCGTAAGAGTAGTGAACTCAGTGTTGTGTTTCGATCGAtctccttatttttctttctctttcgtaTCTCTTTCCCAAAGTGACACATTGGAACTTCACTGAAACATGCCACGCACAGTTCACTGTGGAATTCCGTACTGTTATAGCGAAACTTACGCACAACTGACCCTGAAcacataattatttattttttatttatttatttagcaatactgtagGCCTTGACAGGCCCATACAGGGGTGACTTACGGGGGTATTCACAGTTTCGATCACTATATACAGGACATTTGCACATGAATGTACTGTTCCGCAACACATCATTCTGGCCAAGTTTCATAAGAGCACATATAACTTCCGCGTTATGGCATTATGGCGTTATGGTGATTCCTTAAGGTAGGTGCTAAATGCATCTGGGAATTCCAGACAGCAAACAGAAACGTTTAAGTGGGAAAACGTAGGGGTTATACCCTTCCTGCAGGAGGGCTTCAGTTGCGACGTGTCAAATTGGCTGGCGAGCTCCAGCAAGAACTTTGGGTCGATGGGTGGTCCCGCCGACGCGCCGCACCACAGCGCGACCAGCACGACTAGCATGCAGTGGGACAGCGCTGTGGACATGACTGCTTGCGACGCTGCTACGCGAGTGCAGTGTTTGGGGTCCGCTGCACATTCGTCTATCTTCTACTTCAGGGACGGACGTCccagtaaacaaaaagaaagcagcagtCAACGAAAGGCTCGTGCTACTGGCTGCGGCGCCACTGAGATCCGAACGAATGCAGCTCGGTCAACAGGGCCGCCTTTTTTACGTGATGGATCGCGAGGCCTCCATATCGCGCTCGGCCTATAATTCAGTGCGCGCGACCCAGATCAGACTGTTTGCTGTGGCAGCTTCTGGTTCTCGATGCTCTCACTTGGCTGGCCGTATATACCTTGCTTGCGTATCCTCTCACATGCTCCAGACACTGTCGTCCGGAgacgacgagaaaaaaaaaattaacatggcTTTCGGTAGACTTGAAGCTGCTTGGTCGGTGTCACGGTCGGTGATA comes from Dermacentor andersoni chromosome 9, qqDerAnde1_hic_scaffold, whole genome shotgun sequence and encodes:
- the LOC126528520 gene encoding uncharacterized protein isoform X1 → MSTALSHCMLVVLVALWCGASAGPPIDPKFLLELASQFDTSQLKPSCRKVFNKCKARFVPLVMQFEQLMHAVPAILGVQCVQRELAKGFPRFDMECVMTEDYKEGINCMEDPKLLEILGPKAAKSLQPLTNCFKDVPPPPA
- the LOC126528520 gene encoding uncharacterized protein isoform X2, whose amino-acid sequence is MSTALSHCMLVVLVALWCGASAGPPIDPKFLLELASQFDTSQLKPSCRKVFNKCKARFVPLVMQFEQLMHAVPAILGVQCVQRELAKGFPRFDMECVMTEDYKEGINCMEDPKLLNCFKDVPPPPA